From one Mya arenaria isolate MELC-2E11 chromosome 4, ASM2691426v1 genomic stretch:
- the LOC128230541 gene encoding E3 ubiquitin-protein ligase RNF34-like isoform X2, producing the protein MGAGVVKLEQDGTQTRFHINPGRANQHMATSSAGGQCQGCDAVLPQIVKKMVCKDCGRTFCNNCSLQHGHEHQCKKCNILLCGHFTRSQLLQWKVKDLKCLLTKQSVNTSKCKEKSDLIDLIFSYFGNTSDGYQSDENNTSRNTVPDVDGGTLPRSTSFPETSSSEVGDGTSVDTETPRPTHQPEPASAVNTPTTQSKDNIIDDNPNIKLDQIQSEEEIDSLNNRALKRLLVNNFVDFKGCRERSELLQRVKRLWNENQVNKKKADGERGGVDNEYEICKICMDAAIDCVLLECGHMVSCTKCGKQLSECPICRQFVVRAVHTFRA; encoded by the exons ATGGGAGCAGGTGTTGTGAAGCTGGAGCAGGATGGCACACAGACCCGTTTCCACATAAACCCAGGCCGGGCTAACCAACACATGGCAACCAGTTCTGCAGGGGGGCAGTGCCAGGGATGTGATGCAGTTCTACCACAAATTGTCAAAAAG ATGGTATGTAAGGATTGTGGTCGGACATTCTGTAACAACTGTTCTTTACAACATGGACATGAGCACCAGTGCAAAAAATGCAACATTCTGCTTTGTGGACATTTTACCCGCTCTCAACTATTACAGTGGAAAGTCAAAGACTTGAAATGTTTGCTGACAAAACAAAGTGTAAAtacatcaaaatgtaaagaaaagtCAGATCTCATTGACTTAATTTTTTCATACTTTGGGAATACATCGGATGGATATCAAAGTGATGAAAACAACACTTCCAGAAACACAGTG CCTGATGTAGATGGGGGAACGTTGCCCCGTTCGACATCTTTCCCAGAGACCTCCAGCTCTGAAGTTGGGGATGGAACTTCGGTCGACACTGAAACTCCGAGACCCACCCACCAACCAGAACCAGCATCTGCAGTAAATACACCAACCACACAG agCAAAGACAACATCATAGATGACAATCCTAATATAAAGTTAGATCAGATACAGTCAGAGGAGGAAATTGACAGTCTAAATAACAGGGCCTTGAAACGGCTTCTAGTTAATAACTTTGTAGACTTTAAGGGCTGTCGAGAACGCTCAGAACTATTACAACGAGTAAAACGCCTTTGGAATGAGAATCAGGTCAACAAAAAGAAAG CTGATGGTGAGAGAGGTGGCGTGGACAATGAGTATGAAATCTGTAAGATCTGCATGGATGCAGCTATCGACTGTGTGTTATTGGAGTGTGGTCACATGGTCTCTTGCACTAAATGTGGCAAGCAGCTCTCCGAGTGCCCCATCTGCAGGCAGTTTGTTGTTAGGGCCGTCCACACATTCAGGGCTTGA
- the LOC128230541 gene encoding E3 ubiquitin-protein ligase RNF34-like isoform X1: MGKAQSKSSRGRKPLYRKDKDCLNIPKEGQMGAGVVKLEQDGTQTRFHINPGRANQHMATSSAGGQCQGCDAVLPQIVKKMVCKDCGRTFCNNCSLQHGHEHQCKKCNILLCGHFTRSQLLQWKVKDLKCLLTKQSVNTSKCKEKSDLIDLIFSYFGNTSDGYQSDENNTSRNTVPDVDGGTLPRSTSFPETSSSEVGDGTSVDTETPRPTHQPEPASAVNTPTTQSKDNIIDDNPNIKLDQIQSEEEIDSLNNRALKRLLVNNFVDFKGCRERSELLQRVKRLWNENQVNKKKADGERGGVDNEYEICKICMDAAIDCVLLECGHMVSCTKCGKQLSECPICRQFVVRAVHTFRA; this comes from the exons ATGGGAAAAGCACAGAGTAAAAGCAGTCGAGGAAGAAAACCACTATACAGAAAAGACAAAGACTGTCTGAATATACCAAAG GAGGGTCAAATGGGAGCAGGTGTTGTGAAGCTGGAGCAGGATGGCACACAGACCCGTTTCCACATAAACCCAGGCCGGGCTAACCAACACATGGCAACCAGTTCTGCAGGGGGGCAGTGCCAGGGATGTGATGCAGTTCTACCACAAATTGTCAAAAAG ATGGTATGTAAGGATTGTGGTCGGACATTCTGTAACAACTGTTCTTTACAACATGGACATGAGCACCAGTGCAAAAAATGCAACATTCTGCTTTGTGGACATTTTACCCGCTCTCAACTATTACAGTGGAAAGTCAAAGACTTGAAATGTTTGCTGACAAAACAAAGTGTAAAtacatcaaaatgtaaagaaaagtCAGATCTCATTGACTTAATTTTTTCATACTTTGGGAATACATCGGATGGATATCAAAGTGATGAAAACAACACTTCCAGAAACACAGTG CCTGATGTAGATGGGGGAACGTTGCCCCGTTCGACATCTTTCCCAGAGACCTCCAGCTCTGAAGTTGGGGATGGAACTTCGGTCGACACTGAAACTCCGAGACCCACCCACCAACCAGAACCAGCATCTGCAGTAAATACACCAACCACACAG agCAAAGACAACATCATAGATGACAATCCTAATATAAAGTTAGATCAGATACAGTCAGAGGAGGAAATTGACAGTCTAAATAACAGGGCCTTGAAACGGCTTCTAGTTAATAACTTTGTAGACTTTAAGGGCTGTCGAGAACGCTCAGAACTATTACAACGAGTAAAACGCCTTTGGAATGAGAATCAGGTCAACAAAAAGAAAG CTGATGGTGAGAGAGGTGGCGTGGACAATGAGTATGAAATCTGTAAGATCTGCATGGATGCAGCTATCGACTGTGTGTTATTGGAGTGTGGTCACATGGTCTCTTGCACTAAATGTGGCAAGCAGCTCTCCGAGTGCCCCATCTGCAGGCAGTTTGTTGTTAGGGCCGTCCACACATTCAGGGCTTGA
- the LOC128232847 gene encoding 60S acidic ribosomal protein P2-like: protein MRYVAAYLLAALGGKGSPSAADIEKILGSVGIEAEADKVKKIIAELKGKKLSEVIEEGSKKLASVPAGGGGAPAAAGGAPAAGKEAAKEEKKEEKKEESEESDDDMGFGLFD from the exons atGCGTTACGTTGCCGCCTACCTGCTTGCTGCTCTTGGTGGAAAAGGCTCCCCATCAGCTGCCGACATTGAGAAGATCTTGGGAAGTGTTGGCATTGAAGCTGAAGCTGATAAAGTGAAGAAGATCATCGCTGAGCTCAAAGGAAAGAAGCTCTCAGAGGTCATTGAGGAAG GCTCCAAGAAACTAGCCTCGGTTCCTGCTGGTGGTGGAGGAGCCCCGGCAGCTGCTGGCGGTGCACCTGCAGCTGGTAAAGAAGCAGCCAAGGAAG AGAAGAAGGAAGAGAAGAAAGAGGAGTCCGAGGAATCGGATGACGACATGGGCTTCGGGCTGTTCGACTAA